In the Pocillopora verrucosa isolate sample1 chromosome 4, ASM3666991v2, whole genome shotgun sequence genome, GTCTGACTTATATCTCCACTCTGCATAACCATAGGATTTGCATCAAATCCAGTTTTCCTGCACATTCAACTTTGATACTGATTACAATTTTGAACAACCCCCACCCCTTGACAGGATGGTTCATCACAAACTAATTGTCCTCAAGGGCAAGTTGGGTATTGTTCCCTAGACCATAGGTAGTGTTTGATGTTTTGGTTTCATGCATAGATtgcatttttattgatttatttctaTATGTAGGCCGGGAAAAACAGTGTCACTGTAACAACAAAAACTGCATTTGATGCACAAACTCCCTGTAGAATGGTATGGGAAGATCTTCTAGATGATGGAAAACTCAACTCTACAGCAGGTAGAATGGGAAGTTGTTGGAAAATCCTAGTTTTAATGTCAGAAATACCAATAAGTTGATGTGTTCTGCTCTGCTACAATTTTGATAAAACTTTATAATTATGTACAGTTTACTGATGTGTAAGGTATTTGAGGTGGGAAGAACTAATGACTTTCTAATGTAATGAGGACCGAGTGAATAAGATTTTCTTTTCAccagacttaatgtaaacggTTTGTTTGTTGTCATTGTATCTTTGTCCATAGTAATTTTGAATTGTAGTCAACTCGATGTTCACCATGTTATGATTTTGATTTGTCTTCCAGGACGAAGTGAGAAATCTAAAGAGGAGCATAATCTGTGTGCAGCAGTAGCAGCTACAACAAAAATAGCAGCCCATGGTAAAGCTAAATTGGAGTTTTCACTCTCATGGGATAATCCTGTGGTCCATTTTGGATCCTCTAAAAAGAAACACTACAGGTGTGTAATcataaattgaagaaatttggGGGAAATTAAAACACAAGTTATCTTGTATTTGTTGCCAGGACAGGTCTAACAATAACCAGATCAAATGTGACTGAGATGGTAAGATATCAGACACTTGACATTTATGACATCTGAATGTGTGGACAGATACTTGATTTTGTATTTGAGGTAGTAGAAAGTCACAACATTACCTTTTCTGCCAAGAAAGACACAGAATTTTATccaaaaatattaatatcaCAAAGCTTGCTTGTCAGAATATAACTACCtcgcttttgtttgtttttttcaatgtttgaGGCAGAAAGATATTTCATATCTTCAGCACCAACACAGTCCATTTCtctatgaaaagaaagaaaaaatcttaagcCTTCTTAAAAATTGTAGATCTTAATCTTTAGATACTTAAAAATGAACAGAGGGACGAGGGTACACTTATGTGATAGGAGTGAAGACTAGATTTACAGGTTGCATGTTGTTTTTAAACTGAGTCACAtcaattttttaaggttttacACTCGCTTCTTTGGTCGTCTTGGTGATGCAGGTAAAGCACTTTGTTGTCATGCTCTACTGCGTTATCCTGAGTGGGAATCCAAGATTGATGCTTGGCAAAAGCCAATTTTAGAAAATGAGTAAGTATGTTGTCTTATGCTTACAGAGCAATCAGTGCCCTGATGTTACATGTAGCTGACATTGGAAGAAGGAGATTAAAACAGGCtgaaattgaataaatcagttGCATTTTGTTATTGTGTAATTACCACTTAGTTCCAAGATTTGGTTAATGGAAAATACACTGATGACTTGTTTCGCTTTTACTGAAATTTGGTTAGACTAATTTCTCTGGCACTCAAAATTACTATGTAGTtaccttccattttttttagtttttccagAAGGTTATCAAGACTTCTTTAAATCACATATATGTCTCTGAATACTTTGTCTGGTTCACTAGGTAGAACTTTATTTTACCAGccattcaattgaaaatggtTTCATTTGctgaagttttatttttcaccaGGATTTGTCTTATAGTGGGAGTAGTATTAgtttatatttgtttgtttgatttgttcttTGTTGTAGTTCACTGCCATCATGGTACAAGTCAGCTCTGTTTAATGAGCTGTACTTTGTGGCTGATGGGGGAACAGTATGGATGGATGTAGATGATGCCACATGTAGTGACAACACCACCATTCCTGAGTTTGTGAAGGAGCATGGCAGATTTGCCTATTTGGAAGGTATTGTTTGACAACACtttcacaaaaacaaactgGAGATGATTGTTATTTGCATCAGTGTTACATGATATCCAGTCACACTCTGTAATGATCATATATATTAACAATTAGTCTGAGATCGATATCTTATTCCTGGCAGGTCATGAATACAGAATGTATAACACATATGATGTCCACTTCTATGCATCATTTGCTCTTGCTATGCTGTGGCCAAAGTTACAACTGAGTCTTCAGTATGACATAGGTATGGTATCATCTGATGCCgatcaatttgaagcatcaacattccccccccccccttcctggTTAAcaacccacaggcatttgacCATCATCTGTGCCTCAAGtgaatggctcagaagaaaaggtcggAAAGGTCTTGATTTTTAAAGCTTGGTTAAAGAGTAGAAAGTCACAGTTGCTGATTTTGCCTCGTACAAAAAATTGACCTGGAAGTCTAGTACTTAattggggcatttgaacacaattttggtCCCAGGAGgtgtaatgtaaaaaaaaaaaacaatctccaaaagttcaaatgcaggggaagggggaggaggTGCccatccaaggctcgcatttgattggctatctgtgagtttctttgattattgaccaatcagaatgtctgatttgttactttctttgcactgaattaaccctcttctgcactgaattaagtCTCTTCTgtactgaattacctgaaaactgcatttatcttaaccaatcagaactgagtaactTTTCCACTATATTATTAGacttaaaattgtttgattatGTTTGAATTTCTCCTTGTAGCTCAGACTGTGAATCAGACAGATGATCAGTGTATGCTAACTATGATGAATGGTCGAAGCTGTCAGAGGAAGGTAGCAGGGTGCATACCACATGATGTTGGAGATCCAGGTCAGTGTGTTGTGCCAGCTATCACCAAGTCACTGTAAAACTCTCTGCTTATGGGTGCCCTTTGAAGCAAGATACATGTCCCTTTATAGGCATGAAATGCAAAAGTTTAGTCATTCAATGAAACAGCTATACCCAACAATGAGAAATGCTTCGTGCTCTGAGCAGTAGTGGAGTCGAATCTGTTATCTTTTGAAGAGGTCCTGAGATGCTCTACCACCAAGCTACAGGAGACTTGTGGTAGCTGGGCCATCAAGCTAAGTTTTCACCTCACCCAGCCTGTATCAAAAGAGGTGGGAAGATGGTCTTAATTCAAGGGGAAAGCATTTAAGGGTGGTTTGGTTGGTGTTGAccatgttaaagaaaaaatgctctctagacaaaaataattgagCAATTACCCCCAGCATACTCAGGCCGAATAGTTAAATTGTTATAACGGGGGTTAACATACATTTAGATCGTGCATTACCAATGCACACATCATATTTAAGCTTCCAGTCCAGAGAGACTTCCTGTTAAATAGGCTAAAAAGAGAAATTGTAGACTCCAAGCAGTCCTCcaaatttacttttttcacgAACCTTTTTTGGCTCACGTAATAGACTTGCCGGAAAGGAGGGACTGCCCGTAGTCTAGAGAAATTATTAACCCTGTGCAAGACTCAAGACCCCAAAAAATATGCCCTGTACGGCAGTACTTATCTGTTAAGGCCAAATAAAGAAGTGCTTCATGGGATCTTATGTATAGTTGATGATTACCTTGTAGCTGAAGAGCCGTGGGAGAAAGTGAATGCCTATACCATCCATGACACCGCTCACTGGAAAGATCTAAACCTCAAGTTTGTTCTACAGGTATGGTTTGGTTTTAAAACTACTAGTTAGCCAATATAGTCGATTAGGTCAAAATTACGTTTATTTGATTTCACGTTCTTCACATTCACGGTCAAGTAAATTCATTCGCCGCAGGTGTATCGAGACTACAAGGCAACAAAGGACATTCAATACCTTAAAGACATGTGGCCTGTTGCAAAGGTACTTCCAGTTAGCAAATTAACAACTTTTATTATGAATGCTGCTCAAGGCAAGTAGTATCTTCTAAACCCTACTTCGCCCTTACCTGCTGAAAAGTCACCTTGACACGTAAAAGTTTATGGCAGACAAGACGAAAGATAGGCCAAGCCATTGAAGGCCATCTCCCAGAACTTCATCGTTCTTCGTTCACccgcttttttaatttttttcctttgactgaCTGAAGGCCAGACACAGGCCATTTTATAACTGGCAACAAAACTCTTGCCATTTATTCAAATGAACACAAAGTGGAAGTGCTGCTGGCGTCCTGGTGATGCCTTTTTAAGTTCCTTCAGTCACGTTCTCATTTGTTCGCTGCCTTTTGATTGTTCATGTGAACACTTAGCGTTGATGTCAACATTGATTATTGGAAACCTTTATTGTTAATCAACTGGCCTTTACACCCGTTCCTTAATTAAAGATAAGGTGATTGAGTAAGTTTACCATTGTTTCTTTGTTGGTTATTTTTAGATAGTTATGAACAAAACCAGTTTGGACGATACAGATGGTGATGGCTTGATAGAAAACTCTGGCTTTGCAGATCAGACATACGATGCTTGGCCAGTGACAGGTCCTAGGTATGCATTTGTCACCTTATTTTCCCCCACTGTCACAAGTGATCTTCCTTTTGTACGAAAGGAAAAGCTAAAGTCTGCACACGAGCCAAGTGGCCCACAATGCAACTGAGTTTATGCAGGTTTCCTCGACATTTTTGTCCGTAATAGTTCATACCCTGTGATGGAGAAAAGCACTATGAGAATAACATGTTTGTGGCAAAAGAAGACAGTACAATGACCTCACTAGGGCTGGAACGTGCACGTCTGAGCTCCAAGTCCAGCCTGCTTTTACCGCGTCTCCCACTTTATCCTATTCAATAGTTGAGTGTCAACCCATGACACCTGAAGTTGAACCACTAAATTCCGTTATATACAAAGATATATTTCTCTTCACAGTATAGTAGGTATGTTTATGGAGTCTAGAGTGTACATGGTGTGAACTCGTTTCCTCTTCACTGAAAgtgaagagaaaattaaaacaagcgCGCGTAAAGTACAATAATAAAGTTTGTTGCATCTAATGCTGCCAGCAAGATTTTCTGAAAAAGCTCTCTTTGGTTTATTCATAGTGCCTATTGTGGGGGACTGTGGCTGGCATCTCTGCGCGTCATGCAGGAGATAGGCCATGTGTTGGGAGTACCAGAAGAAGCAGTCAAATACGTCAACACCcttaaaagaggaaagaaggCGTATAACAAGCTGCTGTGGAACGGTAATTTAGATGTGTTTTTCACACATTGTCGATCATGTAATGGCAAATAATTTCACTTAAGGCAACGAAACACTGCCGTTTGGGTTAATGCTAAACAAACTGTTACTTCATACATTGTACATCGATCAATTAAGCAATCAGTGAATCAATTATTTATCATGAAATAATACGTCTGAGAGCTGTCAGCTTGTTTGAAATACAAAGGAGTATAGATAGATCACATGATATAAATCATTGTCCAAAATAACAGATGCAACAGATGCTTAGTCATTCGAATGAAATTACGGGAAACATTTGATGTGGTTAAATCATTTTGTAGGGATATACTACAACTACGACAGCAGCACCAGTAAATACCACAACAGTATCATGGCGGATCAGATGGCTGGTCAATGGTATCTGAAGGCATGTGACCTGGGACAATCACCCAGCGACAGGGTAATGAAAATTAGctggttttcatttatttgctttGTATTTCGAAACGTTTAGGATCTTTGAGTCAGCGTTACATTGTTATAAGTGGCGGATAAGAAGgataataatgtacatgaaaacaTTAcgcacttctgattggctgaaaacgagtgcattctcacGTAACACGAGTGCCGATTGTCTTGACTTTCTCTGACGGTTTTTCGTGTACATTattaagaaataataaactgaTTTCTCTGGCAATTTGGTGAAATAAGCAcccataaatttttcaaagacttcaaattgcacttgccctacgggcttgtgcaattttttgtttatgaaaaatttactcgtgcttctTAACACCAAagtgcactcgaaatcatgtcatAACCTATACCTGTCACTGCCTCGCGTCAAATGTTAAACCACTGACTCTGCGTTTGAACTGGGCTTTGAGCCCAAAGTAAAACAAGGGATGCAACTATTATAAAGGTGGTACCTGAAACAGAGGCAATAGGAACCAATGTGATTTCTCATCTGTTAAGCTTTATGTACTCTTACTCTATATTCTCTCTATAATCTTCTCTCTGGATTAGTTACTTTGTTGATAAGAACCTGgtataaaattgaaatatctaaTGTGACCAAGACGGCAAAGTATATTCTATTAATGGTACCCTGTGGTTACAGTTGACTCAAACATTTGAGGAGGCACTAAACACTGTTAGCCAGTGAATGACAACATGGAACTTCTGTAATAGGAGacaagagagaaagaaatagTAATTTGTGATGATATGACGAGAACGCACGACCGTGGCCAGGGGCGGGGTAACCTATCAcggaggaaaattttaaaagcaactaAATATCCTACATGGTCAGGAATGCTTGATCATTTATTTATGAGGTTGAAAGTAGATAGCTAGAAATATTTTAGAATATTAGTTCTCTGTTATCTAATTCTCACCATTGTTCATAGGTTTTTCCACAAGCAAATGTACTCAGTGCTCTGACAACCGTATACAAGAACAATGTGCTTAAATTCCAAGATGGAAGGATGGGTGCTGTGAATGGCATGAGACCTAATGGCCAGGTTTGTCAATTTCGACATAGTCAGAAGGGATTCTTTATTTAGGTTTAGAAAAACTTGTTTTACTTCTGTACAACAAACAGTAGGCTTTGAATTCACCATCTTCATTGACATTATGAGCATCACATGTCGACATTCCTATCGATCCTCGCCGCGTGCAGGAAGTATTTCACCATGGATCTAGTTATAAAGCTTAGCCTGGCACGAGTCTCCCATAGCTCAAAGGTAGAGCATCCCAAGTACTAATCGGAAGGTCGACGGTTCGACACCTATTAGGAATACtcagatttctttttctccaagtATGCCTGTGTTATTCACTTGATAACatatcatttttcaaaacagtGGTGTCTACAAGTCTGACTTTACATGTCGATTGCGACGAATATGATCGCCtccaaaaacaattttgaaactaCACGTGATGAAATTGTGTTGTGACACTGATGTCCTTGTCTGTGGCGTATAAAATAGTCTTGTTGCATTCTATT is a window encoding:
- the LOC131798811 gene encoding non-lysosomal glucosylceramidase translates to MAASSSGDLSEDHLPKYGWRVHLDNVFSHKPQPCYIPRWSQIPRLIGLGWRFMKYATRERKNGRVPFIDPLATNPCRQVYGVPLGGIGCGSIGRGWKGEFNRWQLTPGMYNYTYVEANQFIVCVRKKGRTTYQAVLSPNRPNGVLCGRSLQGWNWGFNGAHATYHALYPRAWTIYYLPGQNIKLVCRQVSPVFPHDYRDTSLPVAVFIWEVENNNDEEVEVSIMFTFQNSDGNVNEGLSGHYNEPFTCKIGSHCSMEDPSADKRNSVLTNTSCEVTGVLLHHNHPTQPYTFGIAAKAQNQAGKNSVTVTTKTAFDAQTPCRMVWEDLLDDGKLNSTAGRSEKSKEEHNLCAAVAATTKIAAHGKAKLEFSLSWDNPVVHFGSSKKKHYRFYTRFFGRLGDAGKALCCHALLRYPEWESKIDAWQKPILENDSLPSWYKSALFNELYFVADGGTVWMDVDDATCSDNTTIPEFVKEHGRFAYLEGHEYRMYNTYDVHFYASFALAMLWPKLQLSLQYDIAQTVNQTDDQCMLTMMNGRSCQRKVAGCIPHDVGDPAEEPWEKVNAYTIHDTAHWKDLNLKFVLQVYRDYKATKDIQYLKDMWPVAKIVMNKTSLDDTDGDGLIENSGFADQTYDAWPVTGPSAYCGGLWLASLRVMQEIGHVLGVPEEAVKYVNTLKRGKKAYNKLLWNGIYYNYDSSTSKYHNSIMADQMAGQWYLKACDLGQSPSDRVFPQANVLSALTTVYKNNVLKFQDGRMGAVNGMRPNGQVDTSSLQAEEVWTGITYAVAAAMIQEGLVDEGFKTASGIYNTCFERLGMGFQTPEAIIANGNFRSLAYMRPLSIWAMQWALKKRDMPAAQENTAGPSNDFTQCNGFRNASSEN